Proteins co-encoded in one Medicago truncatula cultivar Jemalong A17 chromosome 8, MtrunA17r5.0-ANR, whole genome shotgun sequence genomic window:
- the LOC25500990 gene encoding MADS-box protein SOC1 isoform X1 produces the protein MVRGKTQMKRIENATSRQVTFSKRRNGLLKKAFELSVLCDAEVALIVFSPRGRLYEFTSSSILETIERYRSHTRINNTPTTSESVENTQQLKEEAENMMKKIDLLETSKRKLLGEGLGSCSIDELQKIEQQLERSISKIRAKKTQVFREQIEQLKEKEKTLVAENAMLAEKYGNYSSQEATKDQRENIVEAETYADQSSPSSDVETELFIGLPETRTRRISPKV, from the exons atggtGAGAGGAAAGACACAAATGAAGCGTATAGAGAACGCAACAAGTAGACAAGTAACATTCTCAAAGAGAAGAAATGGTTTGTTGAAGAAGGCCTTTGAACTGTCAGTGTTATGTGATGCTGAGGTTGCTCTTATTGTTTTCTCACCAAGAGGGAGGCTTTATGAATTTACAAGCTCTAG CATTCTGGAAACAATTGAACGATACCGCAGTCATACCAGGATTAATAATACTCCAACAACATCTGAATCAGTTGAAAATACTCAG CAGTTGAAGGAAGAAGCAGAAAACATGATGAAAAAGATTGACCTTCTTGAGACTTCAAAAcg GAAACTCTTAGGAGAAGGTTTAGGGTCTTGTTCCATTGATGAACTACAAAAGATTGAACAACAGTTAGAGAGAAGTATAAGCAAAATTCGAGCAAAAAAG ACTCAGGTTTTCAGGGAACAAATTGAGCAGCTAAAGGAAAAG GAAAAAACCCTAGTTGCTGAAAATGCCATGCTCGCAGAGAAG TATGGTAACTATTCATCACAGGAAGCAACAAAGGATCAGAGAGAAAATATAGTTGAAGCTGAAACTTATGCAGATCAAAGTAGTCCAAGTTCAGATGTGGAAACTGAATTGTTCATTGGTCTTCCAGAAACAAGAACAAGGCGCATTTCTCCAAAGGTGTAG
- the LOC25500990 gene encoding MADS-box protein SOC1 isoform X2, giving the protein MVRGKTQMKRIENATSRQVTFSKRRNGLLKKAFELSVLCDAEVALIVFSPRGRLYEFTSSSILETIERYRSHTRINNTPTTSESVENTQLKEEAENMMKKIDLLETSKRKLLGEGLGSCSIDELQKIEQQLERSISKIRAKKTQVFREQIEQLKEKEKTLVAENAMLAEKYGNYSSQEATKDQRENIVEAETYADQSSPSSDVETELFIGLPETRTRRISPKV; this is encoded by the exons atggtGAGAGGAAAGACACAAATGAAGCGTATAGAGAACGCAACAAGTAGACAAGTAACATTCTCAAAGAGAAGAAATGGTTTGTTGAAGAAGGCCTTTGAACTGTCAGTGTTATGTGATGCTGAGGTTGCTCTTATTGTTTTCTCACCAAGAGGGAGGCTTTATGAATTTACAAGCTCTAG CATTCTGGAAACAATTGAACGATACCGCAGTCATACCAGGATTAATAATACTCCAACAACATCTGAATCAGTTGAAAATACTCAG TTGAAGGAAGAAGCAGAAAACATGATGAAAAAGATTGACCTTCTTGAGACTTCAAAAcg GAAACTCTTAGGAGAAGGTTTAGGGTCTTGTTCCATTGATGAACTACAAAAGATTGAACAACAGTTAGAGAGAAGTATAAGCAAAATTCGAGCAAAAAAG ACTCAGGTTTTCAGGGAACAAATTGAGCAGCTAAAGGAAAAG GAAAAAACCCTAGTTGCTGAAAATGCCATGCTCGCAGAGAAG TATGGTAACTATTCATCACAGGAAGCAACAAAGGATCAGAGAGAAAATATAGTTGAAGCTGAAACTTATGCAGATCAAAGTAGTCCAAGTTCAGATGTGGAAACTGAATTGTTCATTGGTCTTCCAGAAACAAGAACAAGGCGCATTTCTCCAAAGGTGTAG